DNA from Equus asinus isolate D_3611 breed Donkey chromosome 22, EquAss-T2T_v2, whole genome shotgun sequence:
CATGACTCTGGATGTCTGAAAACCCCGCCCGTGCAGGCGGGATTGGGAAGGGAGCGAAGGCTAAAGAGATGCCCAGCAGAAAGTAGATGCCCTCATTTCAGAAATCGCCCTGGCCGGAGACAGCAAGGTCCATGGGACCTCACAAAACTTTCCTTTCACGTCTGCGTGCTTGTTGATCTCCCTGCACACCATGCAGGCTGTGGGGACAGAAGCCAGAGGCCAAGGAACCAGGAGGCCTCAGCAGGATGTTCCCAGCAGTGTAACCCCAGAGATATGAGAAATGGACGGGGTGGGGACAGGAGGCGGTGGGGCCTGAGACAGGCACCTTGCAGCTGGGTTGGCAGGATGGTTCTCCGCCCCCCATCCAGGAAATGGCTCCATTTCCTCCCCTTTCCTGACACTCTCCCCTTCAGCCACCCTGCTCCCCTCCACCCAGAGCAGAGGAGCTGTCCCAGAGTCAACACTCCCCACAGCCCATCTCCTCCCTGCTTTGGATCTAGGACATTTCCAGACTTCTCAGAAGAGATGCTATCTAAAATCCACCCtgcccctccctttctctccagaTCACAGGAAAATATTGAGACACCTATTCTGGGAGCAGACCTTGGGACAGCCAGCAGCAGGCACTGACAGATGGTGTCCACGAGCTTTTGTCCCCTGCGAGAACTAAGTCAGCTCTTCTCACCCTTAGACTTCCTCCTCCCTGGCCAAATCTTTCCATAACTTTCCTGTCTGGCAACTTACTTCTGTTAACACTTGTCCTATAGATAGGAAAAGAAGACCTCTTGTTAACTAGTAGGTCTTCTGGAAAAGGTCATTTATCAGTTTGGGAAACCGGGATCGTGTCCATGAAGACCTCTGACTGAAGTAAAATCCTAAGAACTGGTCCCAGTCCACCAGTTCCAAGTCCTTGGCCTCTTAATCCTGCCTGTGGAGAGGGAAAGGCTTGTGGACATAAACACTGAGGGCCTCTGGCCTGCTCACGTGCTCTGGACGGCTGCAGTGTCTAACCTGGAGCAACCACACACTGACCTGGAGCCTGTCTCCTCTGCTCTTAGAACCTACCAGGATATCTGTTCAGCAGGTGCATTAAACATGCACTCCCACCGTGTCTGCACCCGTTTGTCAGGAGCACGGAGGGAAATCTGTATCCATAATCCCCCCGCTCACTGGGCCCAAACCTGAAAGGGGCTTAAGCTACACACAGCCACTCGGTGGCAGAGCGGAGGGCCTCTCACCCAGGAGAGTGCAGGTGGAACTGGGGGTGGCAGCAAGGGCTTAACCCACAAGGCagaaaatgcattaaagactttcCGTCCTTGTGTCCACATAAAAACCAAGCCAAGACCTGATGCCCATATCACTGCCTCCTCTGACTCAGGCTCCAGAAGTTTCCTAAAGGAAGTCCAATTTTATACCTCTGGCTCATCCCAGGTTACCTCAGAGGCCACTTCCCCAAGATCCTGCTCGCCTCACGGATTTCACTCTGGTGACCAGTTATCGCCCTGGTGGCGCGAACGCTTCCTTAGGgccttgggaggagagagaactgtcTGCGCTAACTGCAGCACGGCTGCCCGGCCAGCATTCACTGAGCACCGACGGGGGCCGAACCACCCCTCATTACTAGAGGTCTGTCTCCCCTGTGGGGGTACATGTTGCCAACCTCATGAGtctgcttctctcctctccaacGTACCACATCACAGTCAATTAAATGGCATTGGCAAGACAATTTGTGGCCAACTCTCTAGTCTAACTAGACATTAGCAGAGTCCCACTGCTCTCTTTGGGCCAACAGATCGCCTCAGGGATGTTTCCCCTGAAAGGTTGGGTCAGACATATTTCCCACTAAAAACATGTCAACCTGGGGAATTCCAGCTCCAGGAAAGGAAAACATGCTGATAGAACTCTGGCATCTGCTGAGAGAATGCTGCTTCTGGAAGGGCGACAGCCCCGAGGCTCTGAGCGCGAGGGACGAGCATGTGACAGTAAATAGGAAAAGAATTCCCTCCCATTTCAAATGTcctttttttattctaaataaaaacCACACTTTGTGCTGAACAATGGAATATAAAAGAATCAGATGTACAACGATTTAAACATCTactatttgggaaaaaaagtttacaaaatatacaaaactttACAGCAATAGATAGTAAACACTTAAATATTAGGAGGTCAGTACTTCTTAATTTAATGGAAGGAGTTAGACGTCAATAACTCTTCTCTGTTTCATAAGAGACTTTAGCTAGTAGAGGTGAGAGGGTAGACAGGGGTGTTAAAGAAACGTCAAAATCAAAAGGTTCATTTTCATTCTGATGTTAAGTTTACGATGAGGATCACATTGAAAAGAACACTGTGTGCCCTGCTTCCTGGCTCATTCAGTGCAGGATTAGGACAAAGGACATGTGAGGACCCCCAGAAGGGCACAGACTTCGCCACACAGCCCACTCCCATGCCAAAAAAATCAGTGCCCACCTACAAAGGGATGTAAATTCATTATGAGTTGAGTAGTCTGGGGAACAGAGCACAGCAGGAGGCCAGAAGTGGAAGAAAATTCATCAGTAGCAAAACCTGACTGGGGAGAAGGTATTTAAGCCCAAAGCCTTGTCCTGGAGACCAAAGGGTGCTGACAGATGGGGAGAAGAAAGTCAAAAAGAACTTTGACCCATTTCCTGGTTCTTGGGGGTCACCTTGGCTGGACCCCACCTCCTTTCTCCCCAACTAGCCATGAACTATAGAGACTCCACGGAGTCTTACAGTTTAGGAACAAATACTAGGGCACAGCAGAGCTTCGCTGAGGGTGCTGGGAGTGCCGGGACACTGACCCCTCCTCTGGCCACAAGCAGCCTCCGCTGTTTACACCAGCATGCCGGAAAGCATTACCCTTTTCCCTCAGGAGACACATTGGGAATGGCCTTGTGCTTGGTTTAACGCTCTATAGTCACCATCTGGaaatttcttaataatttttaaacaaagggCTCTGCAAATTGTGTAGCCAGTCCTGAGTACAGAACAAGATAAAAGGGGAAAAAGGTGAAGACATTTAAGGGTCAAACAGAACCTGGGAACAATACAGCAGGAGACAGTGCTCAACGGGGCTCCAGGGCCTCAGTGGCATTAAGATCAAATGAACAGAAGGTTGAAacattaaaaactcaaaataaaatgaatgcctTCCACCAGGTATCCTAGGGTGCCCTTCACCTGTCTAGCGTTTCAAGTAAAAGTTCGGAAAAGGGTgagctgggggcagaggcagCCAACCCGACTCCACACAGAGGGAGGGTCAGGCCTGAACGTGAGGGACACGCGGAGGAACAGGGTTTGGTCAGTGAGCCGCATGAGCTGCTGACCCTGCGACTGTCTGACTGCAGCCAGCCCGGCTACCCTCTCCAGTCCCCTGGCCTCCGGAGGATCAGGGGGTGCAGGTTTTTGTTTAGTGTTTCAGGGGCAGAGTTTCAAGGATTTGCTTTTTGGTTTACTGGCAAAAAGGGAAAACTTCACAGTTTCAGGTTAAGTATACAGACTACCCAGCATCCCTGACACCCTCTGTTAAGGAGAAGCGTTTCTCCAGCACACTGATCCATTCTCTGCTATTGTTTGGCCTCTCTCAAGCCCGGCCATTCAAACAGCAGTCCTCACCCAGTCTGCGAGGGGTCACTCAGGCCTCGGTGGCTTAGTGGACCACAGCGTTCCACACATTTTCCTTCTTAAATTCCTAATGGTCAGCATGGGCCAGTCAGGGATGAAGCCTCAGCGCTACTTTCCTGACAAGAATGTCCCGAGGGAACATTCCACAAGTTGCGTTTAGAGGGTGAAAGGTGGCCACTTGTACAAGTCCCTTCACGTAATGTCATCCGACCAGGGAGCGGTGCACTCCATCTGACTCGGAGGCATCATCACCTTGGGGCTGGGCGAGCAGCAGCAGGCCCACCGGGGCGCAGCTCCGCCTGCCTGTGGGTCTTAATACAGCTTCCCCAGTCCAGGAAGGATGGGAAAACAGCAGAAAGGTCCTTCAGGTGACTTGATCCCCTCATCCCAGTCCCCAATCTACTCAATCACAGGATGGAACGGAGTTGAAAGGCCTAGGAATTTAACAAGCCCCAACTTCTCAGAACTTACATCCATTACCTAAGGGGTTCCCTGGGTTTATTCTGCAAGAGACaatctggaaagaaagaaaagaatctgcTTGTTTCGAGGCTTGACACGGTCTCCCCTAGTTCTACCCTGTTTCCCTCATCTCTGGCCCGCACTATCCACCGGAATATGGCTACTTGCTGGGGAGAAACTCATTTTCCTAAAGTCTCTTATCCAAACGAGATGCTGAGTAATATgcatacaacaacaaaaataaataaatataacgtCCAAAGAGGCTCTGTGAGTTCATTAAAACCACTTGCTTGTGAAACAGCCCGGGGTGCTGCCGAGTCCCACGAGGGGCAGCGTCAGGGCGGAGGCCGGGACTCCCAGAGCTCGCCGGAGCAGGGTGAGGTAGTATGAGTGACTGCGGTGCCACCTTGTGAGCATGCGGGAGCCGAGCGCCTTCTCCCTCAAACCTTCTTTGGGCAAGACCTCCTCAAAAGCCAACCAAGAATGGAGCCAACCAGTCCCCTGGACTGGGCAGACTCATCCCCTGGCCACCTGGGGAGCGCCCAAACCAGCAGCCATCCAACGGCGCCCCCTGGTGGCCATGCAATGACAGATCAGGGTAAATTCCAGCAGATCAAAGGTGAGCTGCCAAAGCTCCCGCCCAGTTAACACAAAGTAAACAACAGGTCATCTGCCTGGGACAGACAGAACGCACATCTGGCTACACACCACCAGTTACTCGAGGGGTCCCTTTAATCCTGAAGGGCTCACAGTCCACCACTCCACCACCTCATGGGCTTTTCTCATCTAGACTAGACTTCTAAGGTGGGAGACTGGATGTAAATTAAGGCAAGACTGCTGCTGTCAGAGAcatccccacctctccaccaggGAACTCAAGGTCGATGGAGGTGGCCAGATGACAAACAACTATATCACAGTGGCTCCCTGTCCTCTTTGCCCCACAGGGAAGAGCTGACGTCCTGGGCCATCACTCCATGCAATCGTGTTTCTTTGGAattgaggagaaaagagaagcctCTGTTCCCGTCCATCCAGGCTGCCACTCCTGGCGGCCCTGCAGGACACCTCTCCCAGCTAGCAAGGATTCATCCCAAAGCTTTCTGACCTAAACAGAAAGCTATGTCCCCAGTTTGGATCTAGCTGCCAAAAGATTTTACTGTCCACTCAGCAGATTAGAGCCGTGAAACCAGCAGGCACCTCCATCTCCGAGGCCCCTTCCCTgctgagggctgagggctgggcCTGGAACCCGAAGCAAGCTGCCCTGCTGACTCGTCTTTTCCAGATGACCACATTccccagatctctctcagagCAGGTGTCCCAGCGGGAGGTCTGATGGTAATAGCCACAGTGAAaacctctctccacctcctctatTTAGTGAGGCTACTGGTTGGGTTCTTAGCAGCATAAACCTATCAGTAAACTAAAACTTGAGAGGCTGGGGAAAGGGATCTAGTCAACACCAACTGCCTGACGAGATCCCCAAACCAGCcccaaaagaatcaaaaacacAGCCCTTCGTGGGCAAGAACAGGTAAGGAGGTAAACATGATAGGGCCGTTGCTTCTCAAGAACAGTAACAGCTCATgtgctatttcttcttttttcttcttttaacacaaaacagaacagaagtCGTAGCAAGGCAAAATTGGAACTTCAGCTGGGGAGGGACCGACGGCCACTAGAAAGCCAATGTCCTggctgctgcctgggagctccccCGGCTCTGCTGGGACCCAGTCAGCTGTCCGGGTTCTTGTCCGCCTCTTTGGAATGAATAATGTACATGAAGGTCTGCTCGATGGTGAAGTCGGGCGGCAGGCTGCCTTTGTGCACACCAACGTGCTTGCTCATGAGGTTCAGGGTGGAGCTGTAGTGGCCACAGACTGTGCAACGGTACATGAGGGCCCCCGAGTGTGTCTTGAGGTGGCACTTGATAGTCGAGCGGCCTCGGAAGAATTTGTGGCACACCTTACACTGGTAGGGCTTCTCGCCCGTGTGGATCCGTCGGTGGTAGTTGAACTCGCTTGTGTGGGCAAACCTTTTGCCACAGACCTTGCAGTTATACTTGCTGTTCCCAGGTTGGCCCTGCAGAGCCAGCTCCTCACCCAGGTACTCCTCTGCTGGCAGCTTCCGTTTCTGGAGAGCTGGGTGCTGTAGCCCAAAACCAGGTCGCGCGTCAAGACCACTGTTGCATTTGTGCTGACTGACGTGGTAGCGATAGGCAGCCTCTGACTTGAAGCTCTGGCTGCACAAGTGGCAGCGGAAGAGGGCATCTTCCAGGCTTTGGTGCACAGCCATGTGCTTCTCCAGGAGATGCCAGTCCACAAAGCTATTCGCACAGACAGAGCAGGAGAAGACCGAAATGCCGAGATGGGAGAGCGTGTGCCACATGAGGCTGCAGAGGTTGAGGTGGCGCTGGTCACAGACGCTGCAGGCCTGGCCCTTCAAGTTTAGATGGTCAAGGATGTGGCCCCGAACTACGTGGAAATCTTTGGCCAATGCCTTCCCACAGGCAGCACATTTCAACTCTACAGAGGCTGTCCCTGAAAAGAGACCCAACTTCCCAGGCAGGGGATCATTGGGGTGGACAATGATGTTGTTCTCAAATATTCCATCCCGCCGGTGGAAGGTGAGCTGCCACTGGGTAAAGAACTTAGTTTCACACATGTcgcaggagaagaggaaaataccAATGTGGGACAGAACATGGGTCACCCGGGAGTTTCGATCCTGGAAGTGGGTCTCACAGACCTTGCAGTTGCCTGTCAGCAGGTCCACATGGTCCCGAGCATGCTGTCGGATCAGTTGAATGTTAGGCTCTAGAACTTTCTTGCACACCTGGCAGGGCATGGCTTTATTCTCTCGGTTGTCATTCTCTCCAAAAGTTAGCTCGTCCTCACTGTCGTCACTCAGCTCAATCACCTCCTCAGCTGTGCCTATCTCCTCGGTAGGGTCTTCAAACTGCAAGTCATCATCCCCAAGGTCCTCCAGCTGGAGCTCATCCATCTGCCCAAAGCCTGGATCTCTGGAGTGGTCGCTATTGCTCAGACAAGAGTTGGTCCCAGTGGTAATGTCTATTGCATTGTCAGGGGTGAAGAAACTGTTTTTACTGAAGTCTCCATTGCTCTGAACTTTGTACGGCTGGCAGGAGCTCGCGCTGGTCTGGATGCCCATGCTGACAGTGCCTAGGATTGGCTGCGTCACCACACTAGGAACAGACGGGAAAGAAGCAGGGGCATCATGGTCTTCTGTCTTTGGTGGCAGTGGCTGCTGTGGCAGAGGCAGACTATGATTAGTGTCACTGGTaagatttctctcttcctctttataGCTCCCTCCAGCATCACTAGGTAACACATAGTTTCTATCAGGACCCAAGTGCTCCCCAGTGCCCCGGAGTTCCCCAAGGGGCTGAGGGGGTTCTGCTGCGCTACAACTCAGGGTACCAGCGTGGCTCTCACTGGTGCCAGTCAGGGGCTTGGCCACAGCGGTGCTCTCCAGGTCAGGAAAAGTGGAGTGACAGGCCCGGAGGAGGTCCTCCATACCCAGACGCTCAGCTACCTCGTAGATGACCCCAACATTGATCAGGTCCGTGAAGAGCTCTGATGTGTAGACAAAGCTCAGAATCTTCTCAAAGTTGGCGGGTGTAATGAAGTCCACGACATAGGTCCTGGCAGCATCAAGCCCAGTATTCAGGAAGAGGTTCTGGAAGTAGCCAGCCGCGCAGGCCAGCACAGCTTTGTGGGCCGGGAAGGAGCGGCTTCCCACCACAATGGTGACATCGCACATGGTCTCTGAGAGCCGGCACTTGTTGAGCTCCTTCAGCAGGTTGTTGGGGTGGTTGGTGCTTTGCAGTTTGATCCTCATGCCCATCTTAGCAGCTCCTATAAGGTTGCCTCCTTACCAGCACAGTTAACCTGTggacagcaaaaggaaaagatggatggCCAAACACATTCCTGCAAGTGAGGAGCTCTGCAAGAGAAAACACCGCCAGTCAGAGTGCTTCCAGGGCCAGGCGGGGAGTGGGTGTGAATGGACATGGAGAGCTGCTCCAGTCGGCTGGGGCAATGACCTCTCTCCCTGCATTCTCCCAAAGccagagctgccataacaaaatagaaaagtagTGAGAAACACCTGATAGCTTGGTCTTTCAGAGTCAGTGAGAGAGGTTGCCGGCCTGGTTGGACAGAAGTTAGCGCCTCAGAGCCAAGCCAGAGACATGCTCTCAGACCCGATCCTACACCTCACCACCAGAGCAACTGGCTCCAACGTCCCTCAGATTAATTCCTGATCGATCCCGAATACAAGCCCTCCTAGCTCACAGAGTATATTCTCTTCCTTCCGATGCCAAACACCGTAAACCACACACTCGAACACAATTACCAAAGCTCCATTAGCTACTGAGGAAAAGATAAGGATGCTCCATCTTTTAGTTTTCTATCATTGCTGTGTCCTTTCGGTCCCTAAATACACCTCTTGCTCATTcttgccttccctctctccctacctattctctcctctctccattaCCCCGAGCCATTCAGCTACTGCTGGACCACATTCTCTGTACGCTGTGGATGAAGTCAAAACACTGAGAAGCCAAAGAAGTAAAGCAAACCGGAACACACCCGTGGTATTTAATATcacttaaataagctttctttctttctcccaccCTTTTTGGGATTTCTGCTTACGCTGACCAGAACTAAGAGATTTACTTGACACCATAAGAAGGCATCTAATTAGAGATCAGACTCCAGCAGGCTTGCTCTCTACCACTTTCCCCCTTGCCAGTCCTGCAGGCCTTAGGAAGACTAGCTAGCTGCACTTTCATTCAGTCTCACGACTCGCCCTGCAAAACACAGCCCCCTCTCACCCTCAGCACATTCTACTAACTCCCGACTTTTGCTGGGGCCCAGGCAGCTTCTGAGCATCGCTGGGTACCAGCCCAGCATCTCCCGGGTCCTGGCGGCCACCCATCAACGGCCAGCAGGTCGGGCGACCCGGCAGCCTGAGCGGGGGCGGGAGGCGCGCAGACTCGGAACTTCAGAGAAGGCACCCCAACAATCCCGCGGCGCCGCGGTCTCCCCTCTGGAGGGTCGAATCCGGTGGCAAGGGCGCTGCGTCGGGCTGGGGCACTCCAGCTGGGGGGCACCGAGCCCTCGGTCCCTCCCCAAACAGCGGGGGTGCCCCAGGCGACTCGGGGCGGGGGCGGGCacgcggcggggcgcggggccgaCCGGGCACCGAAGGGATGGGCGGCGGGGCCGGCCGGGAGGATGGGCCGGCCGAAGGGAGCGGGCGGGAGGGAGCCCGGCGCGAGCGAGAGAAAGGCCGGCCGGGGTCGGGCCTCGGCCAGGGCAGCCGTCGGCCGGGCCGCGCTTACCCGGCTCCGCGGGGCCCGAGCACCATCGCCGCCGCCGCCTCACACAAAGGCCCCGGCGCGCCGTGCCCGGCCCGACAAGGAGGCGGCGCCGCCGGCCGCGGCCAGACTCTCCATCCGCCGCGCCGCTCGCCGcgccggcccgggccgccccggccgcccggcccgcagCGCCCCCCGCCGTCCCGGAGGAGGCAGCGCCCCCCGCCGCTGGGCCGCAGCGCCCCCAGCCGCCCGGGAGGAGGCAGCGCCCCCCCACGGCCGGGCCGCCGCGACGCCGGAGGGCCCGCGGCCACGCAGCCTCGGCCGCCCCGCGCGACCCGCCAGTCCAGCCCGCCGAGCAGGTGCgcgcgcgccccccgccccggccccaggccccagacccccggcccccgcccccgcgcTGGCTCCTCCGGAGCGCGCGTCCGCCGGGTGGAGGACCAGCGCCGCCCCGCCGGGCCACTGGAGAAGAGCACAACCCTGTCCCACCGCCAAGCTCCCGTCGCTTACCCGGTCCTACGTCTCACAGTGCCAGAAGCTCCATCTCCAAATGTCTGCCCCTGTAGTTTTGCAAAAAGTTGTGAGACTGTTTGATTGACGTATGTCTCCGCCGCCAGGCCGTGAGCTTCCTGAAGGCAGGAATCTGTGGTTCTGCGCCTCTGTCTTCCCGGCGCTTCCACACTCTTCCAGCCTGTTTGAGTGAATGAACAAGGATTTGAGGGCCGGCCCCTGGTGGACCCCCTCTGAAAATTCACTGCTGCCCCTCCTTCCACCCAGGTGGCCAAATAAAGGAATTCACAGGATCCCACTGCACCTTGGCAACCCAGGCCCAGTGCCTGCAGCCTGTCTTccctgaaggggagcagaatttgccaggCCAAAATCTACCTCTTCGGCATAAAGGTTATTTTAGGCTCATTAATTTTAAGAAAcggcagacacaggagaagctctgaaaactgagaagttaccctttgtaagagacatttgcatttagAAAGGAAATCTCcgtttgtaagggtgtctccctctctgcgccaggaagagaaggacggtaaatctctagaaattctcatcaatggagaaggcagcaGATTAAATCTGCATTACAACCTTACCGTTGTGTACTGTGCTTTGCCTGAAAACCTCCCatcaccacccctccccccctccccccaacatcttcttttgtctttagctggagatggtatttaaggtggtgggtggcttgggccattttgAGGAATTACTCAGCCTGGGTATC
Protein-coding regions in this window:
- the ZBTB39 gene encoding zinc finger and BTB domain-containing protein 39; this encodes MGMRIKLQSTNHPNNLLKELNKCRLSETMCDVTIVVGSRSFPAHKAVLACAAGYFQNLFLNTGLDAARTYVVDFITPANFEKILSFVYTSELFTDLINVGVIYEVAERLGMEDLLRACHSTFPDLESTAVAKPLTGTSESHAGTLSCSAAEPPQPLGELRGTGEHLGPDRNYVLPSDAGGSYKEEERNLTSDTNHSLPLPQQPLPPKTEDHDAPASFPSVPSVVTQPILGTVSMGIQTSASSCQPYKVQSNGDFSKNSFFTPDNAIDITTGTNSCLSNSDHSRDPGFGQMDELQLEDLGDDDLQFEDPTEEIGTAEEVIELSDDSEDELTFGENDNRENKAMPCQVCKKVLEPNIQLIRQHARDHVDLLTGNCKVCETHFQDRNSRVTHVLSHIGIFLFSCDMCETKFFTQWQLTFHRRDGIFENNIIVHPNDPLPGKLGLFSGTASVELKCAACGKALAKDFHVVRGHILDHLNLKGQACSVCDQRHLNLCSLMWHTLSHLGISVFSCSVCANSFVDWHLLEKHMAVHQSLEDALFRCHLCSQSFKSEAAYRYHVSQHKCNSGLDARPGFGLQHPALQKRKLPAEEYLGEELALQGQPGNSKYNCKVCGKRFAHTSEFNYHRRIHTGEKPYQCKVCHKFFRGRSTIKCHLKTHSGALMYRCTVCGHYSSTLNLMSKHVGVHKGSLPPDFTIEQTFMYIIHSKEADKNPDS